The proteins below are encoded in one region of Nostoc flagelliforme CCNUN1:
- a CDS encoding DUF5906 domain-containing protein, whose amino-acid sequence MNTLEMQSAPGLLDHGATPNISEPIKIAQSVTGEQELAARNTKTASVENKHLEDTPEKTNASRTQQAFEKFDIRNFQDQLEPSKVKNKFICPVCGGNDLSIVPETGKYRCFNNCECKDIREAIKPWAEVVAERAGANYTPSLNRLAAKPKRILPKSAPIPDGELALVMLTQAATDIPQTQNITCKLPKGIPGNATQTIYPYSQNQWVIRYEWADYIKEKGKDKSFRQWHRLPDGTPEMRKGDEPWKAYRIDEAIAAAKSVAGTPALLQHEGEGCVEVGRSHGLAGFTFQGSAWDKKSILPEYQLIKDSGIGLIIFLHDPDDTGLKKLQTCLECAAEVGISLIGINPHDICPDLPYKSSDIKEILGQMEVPEFIRRLEQEIHAAVAQRCLQQAALTQQAQVNVNDDDDQNPVVAFTQQAFQALYGDKNWICAADKLYYHTGNHYKHSPDSTERKRIYDFCNSFMVENEQGKKSCPYASPSSVKKVLEWVKMGTEIDPELINPPGVNCTNGIVRVEWEGRDFTIRLDPHTPQDYFIYEPLIEYDPNADDTYCEQLLACLDKPQQEIFLRNIAASLDLETVRKFRGREVKAMFAIGLGSNGKDALRECVSTIYGKNGLTSVSLGDFQSYDEGRKFGLAPLIYSRINWASENPQTSRIDRLQSLKLFVTGDTLHCEQKGKDHIEFSSNAIGIFNLNETPAFQGVIQAIKDRIAILEFKKTFVDNPDPNNPNEIKGDPRFRYDQDFIRTKLAPAFLNRILKALSNLIESGIDYECTTDAFHNLQRENNHLFDFIEDEKLGYVEGGEMSASALWMLLENWYIQNGTLTIDENNRRTWIDQVRPSDKNVKGINQIIARIAQLFPKAVRATRYCDIRKKQIPILKGIGIIENTRPTLESTRPIPAPLPAPETQSQQATRPTRPSFSNFGENNEESDMKIELLSPTMEKEEYVTPTGAGEAEVLPDLENWGGNWGETGAVSSQSGAGSSPSCAEKLESGAGQSDSVPSSSDSKVLASEAIACILESPNPSWEVVKDILSEMEILSYSELHGFLTLGEFAQLEMLVPAAEREVHFGS is encoded by the coding sequence ATGAATACACTAGAAATGCAAAGTGCGCCCGGACTGTTAGATCATGGCGCAACGCCGAATATTTCTGAGCCGATTAAAATAGCACAGTCAGTCACAGGGGAGCAAGAGTTAGCAGCACGCAATACCAAAACTGCCAGTGTAGAAAATAAACACCTTGAAGATACACCAGAAAAAACTAATGCCTCAAGAACTCAACAGGCATTTGAAAAATTCGACATCCGAAATTTTCAAGACCAGCTAGAACCGTCCAAAGTTAAAAATAAGTTTATTTGTCCAGTTTGTGGCGGTAATGACTTATCTATTGTCCCAGAAACCGGGAAGTACAGATGCTTCAATAATTGTGAGTGCAAGGACATCAGAGAGGCGATTAAACCCTGGGCTGAAGTGGTGGCAGAAAGGGCAGGGGCTAATTACACTCCATCCCTAAACCGTTTGGCTGCAAAGCCCAAGAGAATCTTGCCCAAAAGTGCGCCAATTCCAGATGGTGAATTAGCACTGGTGATGTTGACCCAAGCGGCGACTGACATACCCCAAACTCAAAACATAACTTGCAAGCTCCCAAAGGGAATACCAGGGAATGCAACACAAACAATCTATCCTTACTCACAAAACCAATGGGTAATTCGCTATGAATGGGCGGATTACATCAAAGAGAAGGGAAAAGATAAATCCTTCCGCCAATGGCACAGGCTCCCGGACGGCACACCAGAGATGAGAAAAGGGGATGAACCTTGGAAAGCTTACCGCATTGATGAAGCGATCGCTGCCGCTAAATCTGTAGCAGGAACCCCGGCACTACTCCAGCATGAGGGTGAGGGATGCGTAGAAGTTGGTCGGTCACATGGTCTTGCTGGATTTACCTTCCAGGGCAGTGCATGGGACAAAAAATCAATCCTGCCAGAATACCAACTTATCAAGGATTCAGGGATAGGATTGATCATTTTTCTGCATGACCCAGACGACACTGGCTTAAAGAAACTCCAGACTTGCCTTGAATGTGCAGCCGAAGTTGGAATTTCATTGATCGGAATTAACCCTCACGACATCTGCCCCGATTTACCATATAAATCAAGTGACATCAAAGAAATCTTGGGGCAGATGGAAGTACCAGAGTTTATCCGCAGGTTAGAGCAGGAGATCCACGCGGCAGTAGCGCAGCGATGCCTACAGCAAGCTGCGCTAACGCAACAAGCACAGGTAAATGTAAATGATGATGACGACCAAAATCCGGTTGTAGCCTTTACCCAGCAAGCTTTTCAAGCTCTCTACGGCGATAAGAACTGGATTTGTGCTGCTGATAAGCTTTACTACCACACTGGCAATCATTATAAACACTCCCCAGATTCCACAGAACGCAAAAGAATTTATGACTTTTGCAATTCCTTTATGGTCGAGAACGAGCAGGGTAAAAAGTCTTGTCCCTATGCTTCACCTAGTTCAGTCAAGAAGGTTTTGGAATGGGTAAAAATGGGGACAGAAATTGACCCAGAACTAATCAATCCTCCTGGCGTAAATTGCACTAATGGGATAGTCAGGGTTGAGTGGGAAGGCAGGGATTTTACAATAAGATTAGACCCGCATACGCCCCAGGACTACTTCATTTATGAACCGTTAATTGAATATGACCCTAATGCTGACGATACATATTGTGAGCAACTTTTAGCTTGTTTAGACAAGCCACAACAAGAAATATTTCTTAGAAATATTGCTGCATCCCTTGACCTTGAAACTGTTAGAAAATTTAGAGGCAGAGAGGTAAAAGCAATGTTTGCAATTGGTCTTGGCTCTAATGGTAAAGATGCTCTGCGCGAATGTGTATCAACGATTTACGGAAAGAATGGACTAACTTCTGTCTCCTTGGGTGACTTCCAATCCTACGACGAAGGCAGAAAGTTCGGGTTAGCTCCACTTATATATAGTCGAATTAATTGGGCTTCTGAGAACCCACAAACCTCTAGAATTGACAGACTACAAAGTTTAAAATTATTTGTCACTGGAGATACATTACATTGCGAACAGAAAGGGAAAGACCATATAGAATTTTCTTCTAACGCAATAGGTATTTTCAACTTGAACGAGACTCCCGCTTTTCAAGGCGTAATACAAGCAATCAAAGACAGAATTGCAATCTTAGAATTCAAAAAAACCTTTGTAGATAATCCTGACCCAAATAATCCAAACGAGATAAAAGGCGACCCCCGATTCCGCTACGACCAAGATTTCATTAGAACAAAATTAGCTCCTGCATTCTTAAATAGAATCCTAAAGGCTCTCAGCAATCTTATAGAGTCAGGTATCGATTATGAATGCACAACCGACGCTTTCCACAACCTTCAGAGAGAGAATAATCATCTTTTTGACTTCATTGAAGATGAAAAACTGGGTTACGTCGAAGGTGGGGAGATGTCGGCAAGTGCTTTGTGGATGTTGCTGGAGAATTGGTACATCCAAAATGGCACATTAACTATAGATGAAAACAACCGTAGGACATGGATTGACCAAGTACGCCCCAGCGACAAAAACGTGAAGGGCATCAACCAAATCATCGCTCGAATCGCTCAACTCTTCCCGAAGGCAGTCAGGGCAACTCGGTACTGTGACATTCGGAAAAAACAGATTCCAATTCTCAAAGGCATCGGAATTATTGAGAATACCCGCCCCACTTTAGAGTCAACCCGCCCCATACCCGCCCCACTACCCGCCCCAGAAACCCAGTCACAGCAAGCAACCCGCCCCACCCGCCCCAGTTTTTCTAATTTTGGAGAAAACAATGAAGAGTCAGATATGAAAATTGAATTGCTTTCTCCGACAATGGAAAAAGAAGAATATGTAACCCCAACTGGGGCGGGTGAGGCGGAAGTCTTACCTGATTTGGAAAATTGGGGCGGGAACTGGGGCGAAACTGGGGCGGTTAGCTCCCAAAGTGGGGCGGGTAGCTCCCCAAGTTGTGCGGAAAAGCTAGAAAGTGGTGCGGGTCAATCGGACTCTGTGCCATCTTCTTCTGATTCCAAGGTTTTAGCCTCAGAAGCGATCGCTTGTATCTTGGAATCCCCTAATCCAAGTTGGGAGGTGGTTAAGGATATTTTGAGTGAAATGGAAATTCTTTCTTACTCGGAACTGCACGGGTTTTTGACCTTGGGTGAATTCGCGCAACTTGAGATGCTAGTACCAGCCGCCGAGAGGGAGGTTCACTTTGGCTCATAA
- a CDS encoding ParM/StbA family protein: MLTTSALPSAATDNQYLAAALDTGNGYIKFATSNSEVLIPSLIKQVSDNNEYEYSASSKGALIEFVESDRSELNGTRWLVGQPAYKEFPDSHDRITDDRQNKLTYALQALCGCLAVAPHQKEWSLALASSIHDSQVYGAKLKEALNGSHSAKINGKLTTVNIRTLALDEGQGAIYYGIKRGILPRDAQTVLLDIGFGTTIIAVYNGATILRASRYVHPQGTGKLVQMIADHIETRAFCGGVSGDPLLVANCKHKRFKPQTRRF, encoded by the coding sequence ATGCTTACTACTTCTGCATTGCCATCTGCTGCCACTGATAACCAATATCTAGCAGCAGCGCTTGACACGGGCAACGGGTATATCAAATTTGCTACTTCCAACTCGGAAGTACTTATCCCCAGCCTTATTAAGCAAGTATCAGACAATAACGAATATGAGTACTCGGCATCATCTAAAGGTGCGTTGATTGAATTTGTAGAAAGCGATCGCTCTGAGTTAAACGGTACGCGTTGGCTAGTGGGACAACCTGCTTACAAGGAATTCCCCGATAGCCACGACCGGATAACAGATGATCGCCAAAACAAACTGACTTATGCTCTACAAGCGCTATGTGGATGCCTTGCAGTAGCGCCGCACCAAAAGGAGTGGAGTCTAGCACTAGCTAGCAGTATCCACGATTCCCAAGTTTATGGAGCAAAACTCAAAGAAGCGCTTAACGGTTCCCACTCTGCCAAAATCAACGGCAAGCTGACTACAGTCAATATCAGGACTCTGGCGCTAGACGAGGGGCAGGGCGCGATTTACTACGGCATCAAACGAGGAATCCTACCAAGGGATGCTCAAACAGTTTTGTTAGATATCGGCTTTGGAACCACAATCATTGCGGTTTACAACGGTGCAACCATCCTCAGAGCTTCTCGCTATGTTCACCCGCAGGGTACAGGCAAGCTGGTACAAATGATAGCTGACCACATCGAAACTCGCGCTTTCTGTGGCGGTGTTTCTGGAGATCCGCTACTTGTAGCGAACTGCAAACATAAACGCTTTAAACCGCAAACAAGGCGATTTTGA
- a CDS encoding nuclear transport factor 2 family protein — translation MLTEQNKALVLQFYKAFDDHKMEQALELLAPNFVAHLGVANCKHKRFKPQTRRF, via the coding sequence ATGCTGACTGAACAAAACAAAGCCCTCGTTCTCCAGTTCTACAAAGCTTTTGACGATCACAAAATGGAGCAAGCCTTAGAGCTTTTGGCTCCAAACTTTGTTGCTCATCTAGGTGTAGCGAACTGCAAACATAAACGCTTTAAACCGCAAACAAGGCGATTTTGA